ATGCTTTGTTAGTACTATTTTTTCTGAATGAATGATCATCACTTAAGATGATTGGTCATCTTGAGTCTTATAAGAATAACCATGATTTcttctatatattttaatgtcCTTGTATTATAAAACTAAAGTGTTTTAAatcctttatttttttatcttttttgtAACCTTTTTATCTTACAGCTAAGTATTTAAGGTATACATAATATTTGCTAGAAGCCCAGTTGTTTtactatttgaaaaattgagaaaaaaattgttacaaGTACATATATTGTATTCACCACCCCCCCACAAAGACTGTAAAAGATGGAAAGACAAGATATTAAACAATTGGAAGCGCCAACTTCTGTTCCTACTACTCCAACATTTACTTCTACCACCAATGACTTATTAACAGAGACCCACTCTTCAGGCATTGTTGATAACAATGCAATTACTGATATAACCAACGGTTCCATAGCTGGTGCCATTGGTAAGACTATTGAATACCCATTTGATACAATTAAAGTTCGATTACAAACACAAGGATCAAAACTGTTTCCCACAACATGGTCATGCATCAAATATACCTATCAAAACGAAGGCATTAGACGTGGATTTTTCCAAGGAATTTCCTCACCATTATGCGGTGCAGCTTTAGAAAATGCAACTTTATTTCTCTCTTATAATCAATGttctaaattaattgaaaattatacaCAATTTTCACCAAttactaatattttaatttctggTGGGTTTGCAGGTTCATGTGCCAGTTTTGTATTAACACCTGtggaattaattaaatgcaaattacaaatttccaatattcaaaatcaaaCCATTGCATCGAATCTATTGATGAAATCAACTTCATCTGcaaaaaatctaaaattaCACAATACGAGAATAGTACCAACCATTCAAACGATCTTAAAAACAAATGGTATATCAGGATTATGGCAAGGACAGTCAAGTACTTTTATTAGAGAAACCATTGGTGGTGTAGTTTGGTTTGCCACCTAtgaaattatgaaaaagaCATTAAAAGCTAGAGATCCAACAAGAACTGAGAATAAAACTTgggaattattattaagtgGTGGATCAGCAGGTCTCTTATTCAACGCTAGTATATTTCCAGCCGATACCATTAAATCGGTTATGCAAACAgaacaattgaaattaaaagaatcaattttcaaaatattggcAACACAAGGCATCCCAGGGTTTTATAGAGGGTTAGGAATTACATTAATTAGAGCGGTTCCTGCTAATGCTGCTGTATTTTATACATATGAAACACTTTCTAAAAAAGCTTAATTCTAAACAATAACTACGTTTCtgcatattttttttcattttttttttatttctttaattttttgtacAATAGTTACACCAAGCATAAACATTCATAACTAGCATTCAGtaaaatagatattttaattttgataaagatataatatatatatttatttactataCTATAAATATTCTCTTAATTATGAAGGATTTAAAATCACGCTTAAAATGAACAAGTTCCCTCCcctcaaaaaaaagaacgcatcaagaaaataatagtataatatactatcataatttgaaaaaaaaacagaagTAATATAATTAAGTTAAAGCATAATGTCAATGGTAAATCCATTTCGTAAAGTTGGGTATGTCAAATTAAACATTGTTGTAAATGATTCTTTAACCCTTTATACTAACAACACAAGAACAGTAAAACAGTTTTGTATGTAACATTATTAGGGGTTGGTGCAGTGGCTATATCCAAGACTATTATTCGATCTAGAAGAgattctaaatttaaaccTTATGCAATTAGTGGTGAAAATCAACTTGGAAATAAAGATGAGgtaaaagattattataatGACATTGCTCATATTAAACCCGGATTCCCATTGCCCAAGGATTATTCTAATGATAGTAAGAATGATGAATCTGATCGTAATGTGCAGTTCACTAGGAAAAGTGAGTATGAAGGTGGTGGCTTGAGTGTATTATCAAGAAAAGGTGGTGACAAATTAGGCTTTTGGGATAGGAGGAGGAAGGACtagttattatttagttgtataatatatctatttattttgagcttgtataaaaaaaaatcattaaatgatgaCTGAGTAGAACATGATAATATTACAGTGGAATACACAAttatgaataaatataaaatgaaatataaaataggataaaattaaatgattaaataaaataaaacataaaataaaaataattgaaaaattatttcttttcatcGAAATACTCGGCCATTTCCTTGTCTAAATCTTCTAAGGACTTCTTGACTGGCTTTTCTCTCTTTTGTCTTGGAGCTCTATTCTTAACCATGGCGACTCTTTTGTTTGGACCTCTGCCTTGTTGACCTTGAGGACCCTGTTGTCTATCATTACGTTGTGGTCTACCTTGTCTGGATCTGTTTTGGACTTGTTGTCTCATGTTTTGTTGTCTTGGGACAGCCTTAATTCTGTCAGATAAACTCTTGGTTGGTTGTTGGTTAGGATCAATGATCAAGTTCAACTTTAACTTAGATCTACCACCATCAATAGGAGCACCGTTAAATTTCTTTACGGCTCTATCAGCAGCATCACCATTTCTGAAAGTAATGGTAGCCATACCAGTAGAGTTACCTCTTTCATTGTAACTCAATAAAACTCTTTGGACACCACCGACTTGGGAAGCAAAAAATTCCtgataattaaaaatttaaaatgttaaaacaaaaaaaaagttagtaaaaatataatgcaAGGAAGAAACGAAAGGATttgagaaaagaaaaatttatagatgactcaaaatttttttccaacAATTTGCTAAATCATAACAAATTCTCGTAAAAGTAGTTCCGCACTgaataacaaaaataaaacgaCAAATGcttctttttctatttccatattattttcttttggcTATTTCTAATTGCAACAcaacaaacaaataaaatcatAATCATGCAAAGTAAAAAAGTATGATATGATAAAAAGACTAAAATAGTACTCTGTAACAATCATAAACCAccatgaatatttaaaatgaataatatgCAAAgctattattttattaaaaaggCAGAATCGATTGTTCATGAttcgtattttttttatacttcaagtgaagaaaaaaaaaaggagtTCTACATATGTTTCCCCATTGACAGTACAACCTATTTATGAAAAGAGTGCAAAATTAATTGTTCCTTCCTGCACTGAAACAGTGCTTAATTGGTTGTTGTCCAAACAAAGGCTCCATAatacgaaaaaaaaaaaattcaaaatagtAAACAgccaaatgaaaataaaaaaaaaaatgtgcAAATAGAATTATGCAAGTTCCTTTTCTTAAtggataaaaataaatatgtttGCATATTAATTTCCAAAATCCATCAATtaagtaattttttttttgtttctttaaaaaaaaaagattattcAGTCATAAAATCGTAGCCATACGATTCCTGTaaatcttaaaaaaaataacggTTTCATCTTTAGTAATTCGTAATTTAACAAACGCATTCCAATGTCGATAGAACTGAAgagtagaaaaaaataacagaCAGtacatatataaaaaaaatttctcaaaATCAAAGTAACGAAAATGCAAATCCACATACTTTAACGGCATCTTGGTTAATATCTCTTGGCAAACCTTCTACGCTTACTTTAGCGTCTCTATTAGAACGGTTTAACAATTGAGCAACTCTAACGGCAGCATTAACTGGACCTCTCTTGACAGGTTGTTGTCTGTTGCTTGGACCAGTGTGTTCACGACGGGAATGCCCGAAGGATTTGGTGGTTCTTCTTGGACCATTGTTGTTACGACGAGAGTTGTTCTTGGCTTGTCTCTTATTGTTGCCAATGATTTCGTCTAAGGATTTATCTAAAATAGCAGACATGTTTCAAAAAGTAGGGGTAAAGTTATTAGAAAGGAGAGGggagaaaaaataatttgtttgTTGAGGTAATAAACTAATAAATAAggatttaaaacaattatgGGGTAATTGAATCACTTGTATTTGTCAGCTTGcttgtttttctttagGGAAAACagagtttttttttcatgaAAATTCAATACTCGGGAAAATCCTCCTGTTTATATACTTGGACAAGTGCCCGAActgtttatttttatcaccCTCATTTTCTCGACTTAATTTACCCGGCTACATTtccaattttattttaacaCTGTTTTGCCGAATCGGGTAAGGCGAACGGCTGCTACGGATCGGCCTATAAAAAGCAGATGCACGGATGGAAGGGCCTGTTATGGCCATTagattttattctttttatttgtggccatatttttcattatattttaaggCCGTAAATAATAGATGTCACAAATTTATCGGATATAATAGAAGAAGGTTGATGCTATTCTTATTATCTTCAGACTAGATATTAGTtcttttttgatttattttaaaatagtaTTAAGAAATACACCATTAGGATGATTGGTAATTGATAAGTTAgtataaagaaattaagtAGGTAAAAGTTAATTAAGTGCTTGATCCTATCGACctaagatatatatatatatatatatatatttaatggCCATATAGTACATCTAAACATATCTGCCCTGAGATGCGTGGCTACAATTCGTATAAACAGGTTCTGTCTGTAATAAATACTTAGTTTTTAGAAGTATGATATTAGCATCAATATCTTAACTATATAGTTATATATAACTAGAAATATGCTAGGGGTTcctatgaaaaaaatagccCTTATCTCGATGATGGCTGGCCCTGACATCTAGTTTAGGAAATTGTTCGGAGATTTTTTGCGTCTGGcgttatttttatcttcgcgtctttttttaatctctTTATTTACATACTGGAGAATTTTGTCTATGTTTATACTAGGGGCATGAATAAATAAGTACAAGTGTCGTCATTTGTAAATATATGTGTTGACAGTACTTTTGAGGtgaataaatattgtttAATTGTGCGCGTGTTGGACAATTGCTCctttgtatatttatttactttgTTTCTCAACTTTTaatctattatttaaaaaagacGTATTAGACACGgctatttatttaaaatctaTACTTCACTCATCTTATACTCATATGTACTTAAGAGTCTGCGAACAGCAATAACAACAGctacaataataacaacaaaaaaTCATGGACACTATAACGAGAAATATAGATTATATACTAATAGGAGAGTTTGATAATAAACTAGGAcccattattaaatatcaatatccTAATGGCATTCCGTTGGATTCTAAGAAATACAAgcaaaagagaaaaaaaaatttcaattccaTCTCTGGAGATCAGATTGTATCATCTCTCCTGATTCCAAACAATGTGgagaataatttaaatattaatgattataCAATGTCCAaactttattataattcatCGTTAAacatttatcattttttacCAGATCAAACTGAATCGGGGAATTTGAACCgaaataagaaaattatcTATCTGTTAAATGTCGTTAAATCAAAAGctgatttaaataattcaagaGGAATCTCTATTAGATCTATTGCAATAGCGGTTAATTCAACTGAAAATAATGGGAAAGAAGGGTTTGCAAAATTATATCCTTTCATTCACTTGCTTTCAACTCTATTAGATATCCTATTTACAATACCTTCCAAGGGAGGAGATTTAAAACGATTTGCCTCaaattgtttcaatttgattaattcaattgatattgataaaattgaaaatttcaattcgGATTCTTCCTTGCAAAATGTATTAGCTGtttataatgataataataattcctTCCCCTTAAACATAACAAATCATTTTTTGCCCGTAAAGGCTGAAACTTCAAATCAAAAAGTTTTTTATAATCATCAATcaactttattattatccacAAATTTATTCTCAGAATTggaattatcaaattattatttaaatcttaataatttcaacaatttgactcatttattattacaatcTCCCAAAATATCAAccattatattaaatataattaccaaattcaatttcaattgttttGCCAACTTAAAATCTTGTAGATTATTGttatattcttcaaaattgtCCTATTTCGAATTCAAtgtaattattaatattttaaaaaacattttaaTCCCATTCTTAAGATcatcattgaaaaattcattaattacAATCCCCTATTTAGATATTACAATGATTGATGATTTGAAATCgttttgttttgaaaataatttagaaaatgatgaaatatctttattaatgGCAACtacaaatcaaatttttaaacatcaaaaaaatttattcaattattattacgaTTTAGACGCaaatattctttcaaataaatctaaaCTATTATCTGATAGTATGAAAAGATTTGGTAGCAATAATACTCTATCGTCAATGAGATCATTAAGTAGATCGAACTCACTACTTTTTAGGAGGTTCTCTATTAATgattattcaaatcaaaattcaattacGTATCCAGATGAAGATGCTAGTAGCGGCAGTAGTACAAGTCTCTATAAATTTGGAAtgaataacaataataatgatagcATTTTCAGAATACCCTCATTACCCATAATTAacttaaatttattgaacaAAGCAAtccattttttaaaaacatctaatcaattgaatacAATTGAtccattttcaaatattatagtactgaaaaaaatttccattttacaattaacttatttaaaatacttttataATTTGGATTCCTCAAATTATAACCCCAAGTGTTTAATGTCCAAATATATCGAACATTTTAAAGATCCAATTATATTCCAAGATCTTTTGGAAGCTAgcatttttaaatcaattgaacTATTACTTTCATTAGAAAAgcttttattaaaatatttcaatcaATTGGACAATTTCGATATTACTACCTATTATTctgatttatttgatgtattacaaaatattttaaccTTTTTAGATACTCAGACTCCATCCGAATTTGCTAATGACAACTTACATGATTTTGTGAATAcacttattatttataagaGTATCTTACCTTTTACTATTAACAACAATATTAAgtatattgataataaaaaacaatttttacaaaattttaatattcaaaaattatcaatggATGATTTATTCTTccaaattaatgaattatcaaGATATCCAGATAtactaaataatattcatttgaataaaGACATCAACaatattcttattaaaCCATTTatggaattattattcctACCATTAATTATAACTCAAAAGAGGAAACATTCAATCAAATCACGTTCCACTATGCATTCTCAAAAAGATAAACCAAGACATAAGAATCATTCACGTTCTAATAATCAAACTGCTACAAACTACTCAACTAAACATTCACCAACCCATTCTTCAATAATGTCACCATTAGGCTCTACCAATGAATCAATCTCTGATTCTTCTGCGCATTTTGACATTCATTCTCCCATTCGTTTATCAACACCTTCATCTTCAACATCTTCATCACCAGACCAACAATCAAAATCACAATCTTCTTCTACATTGAAAAGATCATTATCcttgaaaaatatactcGCTGCGACAAATTCACCACAGCCTTCACaaagtttaaaatataattccaCTGATAATAGTGAAACTTCTGCAAACCCTAAAAGATCATCAACATTAATTCGAAAATCATTAGCAATTACTGGCTTATCATCCTTAACCAAAACATCTTCAAATTCCAAATTAGATTCTCAGACTTCTACAGCGCCAGATGCTAAATTGAATTGTTCTAAATCATCTTCTATTTCTCAatcaaaaagaaagaatagAGAAgctgaaattaaaaaagaaaatacgttaataaacaaaataaataacgTTACACTTCGAGTCATTTATAAGATCTATTCTAATCAAATGGGCCGCCATTTAGTTAAAAGAACAATTGATTCCGATACAATCAAACTTTATAAAAACTAAAGagtgaattatttttatcaaatactAATGCGTATGACCCAGTCTCTACTAACCCTAAACCATCTAGAAAACAATCCACATTAAAAAGAAGTTCTCGAAATCTGCACAAGACTATCCAAACTATCCCAGTTTCAACTCATAcctaaataaataataatgattatataattaaccA
This genomic stretch from Henningerozyma blattae CBS 6284 chromosome 1, complete genome harbors:
- the ORT1 gene encoding Ort1p (similar to Saccharomyces cerevisiae ORT1 (YOR130C); ancestral locus Anc_5.461); this encodes MERQDIKQLEAPTSVPTTPTFTSTTNDLLTETHSSGIVDNNAITDITNGSIAGAIGKTIEYPFDTIKVRLQTQGSKLFPTTWSCIKYTYQNEGIRRGFFQGISSPLCGAALENATLFLSYNQCSKLIENYTQFSPITNILISGGFAGSCASFVLTPVELIKCKLQISNIQNQTIASNLLMKSTSSAKNLKLHNTRIVPTIQTILKTNGISGLWQGQSSTFIRETIGGVVWFATYEIMKKTLKARDPTRTENKTWELLLSGGSAGLLFNASIFPADTIKSVMQTEQLKLKESIFKILATQGIPGFYRGLGITLIRAVPANAAVFYTYETLSKKA
- the YRA1 gene encoding RNA-binding protein YRA1 (similar to Saccharomyces cerevisiae YRA1 (YDR381W); ancestral locus Anc_5.458) → MSAILDKSLDEIIGNNKRQAKNNSRRNNNGPRRTTKSFGHSRREHTGPSNRQQPVKRGPVNAAVRVAQLLNRSNRDAKVSVEGLPRDINQDAVKEFFASQVGGVQRVLLSYNERGNSTGMATITFRNGDAADRAVKKFNGAPIDGGRSKLKLNLIIDPNQQPTKSLSDRIKAVPRQQNMRQQVQNRSRQGRPQRNDRQQGPQGQQGRGPNKRVAMVKNRAPRQKREKPVKKSLEDLDKEMAEYFDEKK
- the COI1 gene encoding Coi1p (similar to Saccharomyces cerevisiae YDR381C-A; ancestral locus Anc_5.459); the protein is MVNPFRKVGKTVLYVTLLGVGAVAISKTIIRSRRDSKFKPYAISGENQLGNKDEVKDYYNDIAHIKPGFPLPKDYSNDSKNDESDRNVQFTRKSEYEGGGLSVLSRKGGDKLGFWDRRRKD
- the AFI1 gene encoding Afi1p (similar to Saccharomyces cerevisiae YOR129C; ancestral locus Anc_5.457), translated to MDTITRNIDYILIGEFDNKLGPIIKYQYPNGIPLDSKKYKQKRKKNFNSISGDQIVSSLLIPNNVENNLNINDYTMSKLYYNSSLNIYHFLPDQTESGNLNRNKKIIYLLNVVKSKADLNNSRGISIRSIAIAVNSTENNGKEGFAKLYPFIHLLSTLLDILFTIPSKGGDLKRFASNCFNLINSIDIDKIENFNSDSSLQNVLAVYNDNNNSFPLNITNHFLPVKAETSNQKVFYNHQSTLLLSTNLFSELELSNYYLNLNNFNNLTHLLLQSPKISTIILNIITKFNFNCFANLKSCRLLLYSSKLSYFEFNVIINILKNILIPFLRSSLKNSLITIPYLDITMIDDLKSFCFENNLENDEISLLMATTNQIFKHQKNLFNYYYDLDANILSNKSKLLSDSMKRFGSNNTLSSMRSLSRSNSLLFRRFSINDYSNQNSITYPDEDASSGSSTSLYKFGMNNNNNDSIFRIPSLPIINLNLLNKAIHFLKTSNQLNTIDPFSNIIVLKKISILQLTYLKYFYNLDSSNYNPKCLMSKYIEHFKDPIIFQDLLEASIFKSIELLLSLEKLLLKYFNQLDNFDITTYYSDLFDVLQNILTFLDTQTPSEFANDNLHDFVNTLIIYKSILPFTINNNIKYIDNKKQFLQNFNIQKLSMDDLFFQINELSRYPDILNNIHLNKDINNILIKPFMELLFLPLIITQKRKHSIKSRSTMHSQKDKPRHKNHSRSNNQTATNYSTKHSPTHSSIMSPLGSTNESISDSSAHFDIHSPIRLSTPSSSTSSSPDQQSKSQSSSTLKRSLSLKNILAATNSPQPSQSLKYNSTDNSETSANPKRSSTLIRKSLAITGLSSLTKTSSNSKLDSQTSTAPDAKLNCSKSSSISQSKRKNREAEIKKENTLINKINNVTLRVIYKIYSNQMGRHLVKRTIDSDTIKLYKN